Within the Legionella pneumophila subsp. pneumophila str. Philadelphia 1 genome, the region AATTTCTGCAAGAAAAAAAGCGGCTCTATCTCCCAGCAGCACTCCAGTATCTATGGATAAAAAAACACCTGATTCAGCCACGGAATTAGCAAAGATTAAAGAAAAATGTCTAAACATGAATGAGAAAGAATTTAATTATTGTTTTAACAAAGGAGATGCCTCAGAACGAGGGATTGCTTTAATCATTGCGCGGCTCAAGAATGCAGTAGGCCTCAAGGATGAGTTTTTCAAGACAGATAAAGATTATGTTGACTGGATAGAAGACATAATTTCTGCAAGAAAAAAAGCGGCTCTATCTCCCAGCAGCACTCCAGTATCTATGGATAAAAAAACACCTGATTCAGCCACGGAATTAGCAAAGATAAAAGAACAATTATTGAAAATGAAAGATGGTGAATTTGATTATTATGTTAAAGATTTAAGTACTGATATATCCAACGGAGGCATATCTATTAGCCGACGACTTTTACGAGATTTAGGTCTTAAGGGGGAGTTTTTTAAGACACAAAAAGATTATAATGAGTGGATAGACGACGTAATTTCCACAAGAAAATTTATTAATTTTAGTGCCAATATTGATAATATTCTAAATAAATTTGAAGAAAAAATAAAAAATATAGGGACTAATTATCCTGAGGCAAAAATCAAAGCCAATGACTTGCTGATGTCGCTTAGAAAAAATAAAGATGAGGCATTTTCAAATCCTTCTCTAGAGTCACTCTATGACTTTGCCGATAAATCGAAACAAATGATAAAAAGCACCATTTCATCTTTAGAGAGGGAGTCAGGATCGGTGGTTTTTTTGAGTGATCTCGCTGAGCAAATTCTAAATACTATCAATACATTTCTAAATAATACATTAAGCTCAAGTACCTCCAGTCGTAGTGGTTTTTTTGGTTTTAAGTTGTCCTATGAAAAAGTAATTGTCCAAGACCTTGAAAAGAATATCGACAACGAGTTAAAAAATTTTAAACCATAAAATTTAAAATTTTTTGTAATATTATTAATCAAGGGGATAGATAAAAAATCTATCTATTGAATAATGCGGAAAAATAAGAGATTAAAATATGATGCAAAAGCTATTTCAATAACATCATTTGGATCAAACATCGACTTAAAATGTTTAAAACTTTCAAGTCTGGACTGAGCATTTTGATCATGTGAAAGCAAGTCATGTCCATACACGGCTATATCTTCAACAATTCGCTCATGTCTGTAATAAGATAAAATGGTTTTATCGATGCTTGTTTTACCATAACCTTCATAAAAACAATCAATTTCATGAGGTTTATTCCATACATTACCAATGCCTCCGCCAATGAACATCAAATCACGTTCTTTTGGTGCGAACATGGGCTCATCCCAATCAATAATGTAAATGGACTCCTCATCAACGACCAACACATTGCCTGCATGTATGTCAGAATGACAAAGTACATATTTTTCGAAATCAGGTCGAATTTTTTTAGACAGTTCTTCTGAAGAATTGACTAATTGATGGATAGAGTCGATATTTTGATTAAAAAAAGATTTGAAGTCAGTGGTAATTTGATCATCAGACTCATCAAATCTAATTTGACTGTAAAAAGACCTAACCATTTCACGCCATTTAGGCGAGTAAGTTTCTTTTCTTAATCGCTGTTGTATCGAGGTGGGAACAGAGGTTCCATGGATTTGTCTTAATATTTTCCCAAGCTGTTTCCACTGTTTTTCTGTTAAATTTTTGGTGAAACCATTGGGCGCATCAATAAATGGATACACAATTATTTTAACATGATCCACTTGCTGAAATAAGTTTGCTTCGAGTGTGTTGATAGGAAAAACAATTTCTTTTACTCCAGAGTCATGCAAGAGACGGATGATTGATAAATTAATTTCATCATGATGGCCGTATTTTAGCTTTACGAAATAAGAATTGGATTCTGAATCTGCTTTATATCCAAAGGCATTCATATCAGCACCGCCCACGATGAGTTGTACAGTATGAATATCAATTCCATAATAGACTTTCAAAAGCTCAATGAGGTGTTGATCCGGAATGTTATTTCTTAGCATAAGAGTTAATTACTATTTGGAAATTATCATAATGGTAAAGCAAATAATATAATTGGAATACTATTATTACTATAATATTAAGTCTGATTATCAAAATAATCAGACTTAATTGGCATGTAATGAACCCTATTCTTCTTAGGTATAATGAGGTATTTGTTTACCCTCTATCAAAGTTTGAATTGGAGTACTTCCACAACACATTTTACCTTGATGAGTTCGTTGATTATTGATGTGTATTTTTTAGTTTTTAAATTGTATAACGTATGGGCATTACATTCGTTTTATAACTTGGCAATAAAGCATTTCCTACAAATTAATAATAGAATTACCCATTTGAGTCTCTATATATTTGTTCTGAACTAATATCTATTGCTAGTTAGCTTTTTGCTTGGTTATTACCATAGAGATCTTGAGCATTGATATAAACCCATGCATTCACCCCTGAGTTCAATTTGACATTCACACGTTTATATTCAGAGACTTCATATTTATCAGCTTGTGCTAATTCTTCTTTGCTGATAGTAAATACGATACCTGGAACTTTGTCTGAGGGATTGCCCGTATACGAAATAATGGGATGAAAATTATCGCCACTTGTCGCAACAACGGCTGAATTTTTAATTTCAATCGTGGTTAATTTGAATCCTTGCAATACATCTTCTTGGCCTTGCATTTTTCTACCAAAATTAGCAATTTGTACTTTTTCATAGCGTAAGGTCCCGTATGAAAATAACTTTTCTGTGTACGTTTTGCTCATAAAATCAACCCTCATAAAATAAAAGTAGTGAATTTTAATCATTTTCTTATTATTATCAAAGTGAGATTTATAAAACCAATAGGAGCAAATGATGTCAAAGTTTTTTAATTTAAAGACAGGTACCTTGCATTCTGTAGAATCCTATGCCGGCGCAGTCAAATTGCCTAAAGGCATAAGTCAGGAGTCAATAAGAATAAATGAGCGGATTCTGGATAATGACGGCTACCCTTTGATGGCACCTAAGTTAAGACGTCAAAATGCAAATCAGTTAAGAATGTTTTTTTCCAGAGAAAGTAATACTCTTTTAAATGGATCATATGATCTTGCTGATCGTTCAAACAGGGATCTGACGGAAGTTGCCAATATAATCTCTTATCGCTAAATATAATCAGGTATTTGCCAGAATAATAATCAGGGAAATACCTGACAAACCAGTTTTTCACTGAATGTGTTTGGTTACTTGCTGATTATTCTTAAAGTCCCATAGCATAAACAACAAGCTTTGAATGATTCATCCTGATGATTTTATGGTTAGTTGTATGGCTCCAAATCGGGTGACTTGTTCATGTGCTTCAATGTAAAGCTAAGATTACTTATTAGGCATAGCCGTTAAATCATCTAACCTGATTTTATGTCATTATCCAAAACCATATAACAAATTAATAGACAAAATGTACTATAATTCTCAAATATTCCTGGGAATAGTAGAGGCCAATTATGGTTACGAAAATAATTTGGGTTTCTAATAATGGTAAACCTAATTTAAAAATTGAATTTGTTAGTGAGGAAGAAAAAAGTAATTTTTTCAAGGAGGTAAAGAAAAAAGCAAGCGAATTAGGACTAAATTTTCCATTAGTGCAAGGCTCTGGAAATTCTCTTCTGATAGAAGCTTCAAATTACCCAATTAATCCTTGTGGTTGTTATATATCCCCAGGTGGGAAATTAGCTATTAATTTTGGAAAAGTGGAGTTGAGTCATTTTATATTACCTAAAGTAGGCGTGAAAACAGAACATGCCGAGATTTTCAAGGACCACAATACTATTTTCTTCCATAAACATAAACTTCCAGGTGTGAATTCTGAATTAACGTTCATACCGACTGGCACACCTGTTATTGTTCCCGTAACAAAACCGGCGACTACTTCTCCAGCATTTTTTAATCCTTCAAAGTCAGGGGATTCTTCGATTTCTATTAGTGCGATAGGAAACGTTGATAGTCCGATGATAAGAATTACTTTTCAAAATCAAACGGAGCGAGAGTTTTTTCTAAATAAAATAACAGATAAAGCAAAAAGTTTAGGAGTCAATATCTCAACTCATCCTTTTGAAATCAAAGAACCTAATATGGTACTTATTAAACCTTCTAAATACCCGGACAATAAATTAGGTTGCTATATTTCAAAGAATAAGGAAATTGCAATTAATTTTGGAAGGACAGATTTTAGAGACTTTGTGTTGTCTAATCTCGGAGTAGGCTCTCATTTAGGGACCTGCCCAACAAAAAATGAAACAGGTAACGACACTTTCTATTTTCATCAGGAGAATCTTTCTTTAAATGGCCCTGCATTATCAGTAAATACCAAAATAACCAAAGAAATAGAGAAAAATGATTATCTACTATCTGCTAATGGCTCCAAGGCCATTGATTTTGTTTGGAGTAATTTTTTAAAACATCCTTATAATCCTAAACTGAAGCAGCCAGATGCTAATGTAAAAGCAGCTTGGGAAAAGCATGCTGATTGGGAACATTGGTCCAATATGGGACAGGATTGGTCATTAAATACTCCCTCGGGTTTAGTTCCCAGGCCAAATCATGGAATTGCTCATACGTTACGAGTCGCACAGCTTGTACCAGTCATTGCTGAATTTTTGAAAGCATATTCAGGTGATCCAAAATTCCAAAAATTAACGCAAAAAGAAATACAAAAAGCACAATACATGATGTTATTTTCAGTAATTGGGCGTGAAAACGATATGAGTTGGACAGATGCCAATCATTACCAGCAGGCATTTAAGGAAGCATACAATGGACAGTATTCCAAGCACATCTATGCTACTTTCAAAGAAAATGCTCAAAAAGGTTTTTTAAATCATGTGGTTACCAATAAATCGTCATTAATTCCTTCACTATTTTCCGATGAAAGCGAGCTTCAATATTGGGCTGAAGCTTTGGACACCGGTAAGCCCGGAATTTCTTCTGCCTCGGGCATACTTATGGCTCTGGCTCATGATTTGGACCTCATGAGATGCTATGACAAAGGAAAATTTAATAGTCTGAAGATGAAGGATTTAGTTGCAAGGCTTGGAGGAAATGAAGATGCAGCAAAGAAACTGGCTGATTATGCTCATGATCTGATTGTAGCGACTGGGGATCGATGCATGGGTTATGGGGTAACTCAGGATTATAATTACTCTCTTTTTGGCAAATGCAGCCTTGATCCCAATGAGTGTCTAAAGCAGCTTCAAAGTATTCCTAAACCAGAGACAACCTTGGCAAATCAATATGGTATTTGAGATTAAATCTTTTATACTATGGCTGTAGCCAGTTTAAATCGTACGGTTATTTAATTAGCATCCTTTGAATGCAAAGGGTGCTTCTATTGCTCTAACAAATAAGCACTAGCTCGATTGAAATTACTATCTTGATCTTATATTGTGACTTCACTGAACTGAAAGCGGATAACATGGTTTTTGATCAGTTGAAATAAGGAATATTAATTTTTAGTTTTTTTGGTAAAACAGGGAGTATTTATGAAAACAGATCAATCCAAGGTAAAAAAGTTAAGCGATTATAAGAGCCTTGATTATTTTGTAATTCACGTTGATTTGCAAATTGATCTCAGCAAAAAACCAGTTGAATCCAAAGCCCGTCTTACAGTAGTTCCCAACCTGAATGTTGATTCACATTCAAACGATTTGGTATTGGATGGTGAGAATATGACATTAGTATCGTTACAAATGAACGATAATTTATTGAAAGAAAATGAATATGAGCTAACTAAAGATTCTTTAATAATTAAAAACATACCTCAAAATACCCCCTTTACTATAGAAATGACCTCTCTGCTCGGTGAAAATACCGATTTGTTTGGGTTGTATGAAACAGAGGGCGTGGCCTTAGTCAAGGCAGAGTCTGAGGGATTACGCCGAGTATTTTATTTGCCAGACAGACCTGATAATCTCGCGACTTATAAAACCACTATCATCGCAAATCAGGAAGATTATCCTGTTCTACTTTCAAATGGTGTGCTAATTGAGAAAAAAGAACTTCCTTTGGGTCTGCATTCTGTAACCTGGCTGGATGATGTCCCAAAGCCAAGTTATTTATTTGCTTTGGTCGCAGGCAATTTACAGCGATCAGTCACTTATTATCAAACAAAATCTGGCCGTGAATTACCCATCGAATTCTATGTTCCACCATCAGCCACATCAAAATGTGATTTTGCAAAAGAAGTATTGAAAGAAGCAATGGCATGGGATGAACGTACTTTTAATTTAGAATGTGCCTTGAGACAACATATGGTAGCCGGGGTTGATAAATATGCGTCAGGTGCTTCCGAGCCAACCGGATTAAATTTATTTAATACAGAAAATCTATTTGCAAGCCCTGAAACTAAAACCGATTTAGGCATTTTACGCGTGTTGGAAGTGGTTGCCCATGAGTTTTTTCATTATTGGTCAGGAGATCGAGTCACTATAAGAGATTGGTTTAATTTACCATTAAAGGAAGGTCTTACTACGTTTAGAGCTGCTATGTTCAGAGAGGAGCTGTTTGGTACTGATCTGATAAGATTACTTGATGGCAAGAATTTGGATGAAAGAGCACCACGACAAAGTGCCTACACAGCAGTTAGAAGCCTATATACTGCTGCAGCCTATGAAAAAAGTGCTGATATTTTTCGTATGATGATGTTGTTTATAGGTAAAGAACCCTTTATTGAAGCAGTAGCTAAGTTTTTTAAGGATAATGATGGAGGTGCAGTTACTCTGGAGGATTTTATTGAATCAATTAGCAACTCTTCTGGTAAAGATCTTCGTTCTTTTTTGTCCTGGTTTACTGAATCTGGAATTCCTGAATTGATAGTAACAGATGAATTGAATCCAGATACAAAGCAATATTTTTTAAAAATTAAAACAGTCAATGGGAGAAATCGCCCCATTCCTATCCTTATGGGTTTGCTCGATAGTTCGGGGGCAGAAATTGTAGCTGATAAATTATTAATCGTTGATCAGGAGGAAATCGAGTTTCAATTTGAAAATATCCAGACCCGCCCTATTCCATCGTTATTACGTAGTTTTTCTGCCCCTGTACACATGAAATATGAATATTCTTATCAAGATTTATTATTGTTGATGCAATTCGACACTAATTTGTATAATCGTTGTGAGGCAGCAAAGCAACTTATTTCAGCTTTAATTAACGATTTTTGTATAGGGAAAAAAATAGAATTATCTCCTCAGTTCTTCGCTGTTTACAAGGCATTACTTTCTGATAACTCTTTAAATGAATGGATGCTAGCTGAATTAATTACCTTACCGTCTTTAGAAGAGTTGATTGAAAATCAGGATAAGCCTGATTTTGAAAAATTAAATGAGGGGCGTCAATTAATACAAAATGCCCTTGCAAATGAATTGAAAACGGATTTTTATAATCTCCTTTTTAGAATACAAATATCTGGGGATGATGATAAACAAAAATTAAAAGGTTTTGATTTGAAGCAAGCGGGATTGCGGCGTTTAAAATCCGTATGTTTTTCTTATTTGCTAAATGTTGATTTTGAAAAAACAAAGGAGAAACTGATTCTTCAATTTGAGGATGCTTTAGGCAAAAATATGACAGAGACTGCTTTGGCTTTAAGCATGTTATGCGAAATAAATTGTGAGGAAGCGGATGTTGCATTAGAGGATTATTATCATTATTGGAAAAATGATCCGGGCGCCGTAAATAACTGGTTCAGTATTCAAGCATTAGCGCACTCCCCTGATGTGATAGAGCGGGTAAAAAAATTAATGCGTCATGGTGATTTTGATTTGTCTAATCCTAACAAGGTGTATGCTCTGCTAGGATCATTTATAAAAAACCCATTTGGATTTCATTCTGTTACAGGTGAAGGTTACCAACTGGTTGCTGATGCCATTTTTGACTTGGATAAAATTAATCCAACTTTGGCTGCCAATCTAACTGAAAAATTTACTTATTGGGATAAATACGATGTAAATAGGCAAGCTATGATGATTAGCACTTTAAAAATAATCTACTCTAATGCTACTTCATCTGATGTGAGAACAATGGCAAAAAAGGGATTGGATAAGGTAAAAGAAGATCTCCCATTACCAATCCATTTGACTTTTCATGGGGGATCAACGATGCAGGATAGAACAGCTCAATTAATTGCTGATGGAAATAAGGAAAATGCTTATCAATTGCATTGATTTCTTATTTCATGACCTGATTTGGAATAGAGTGAGATATTGATATTGCCTAAAACTTGGGGGGGGGGGGTGAATACTCCCCTTTCTTGATAAAGAATGAGAAAGCACGTTTTCTAATACAATAAATCATAGTCTTATTTTCACAAACGCTTCTCTGCATCTGGTTTTATACCAAATACTGCAAGTCCTTGAGTTTTAAACCAAATACTGTCTTCTGCAATGACATAAGGTTTTAAATCAGGAATGGACTGTATATTAGAATAAGCTGTTGTACAAAAGTAACTTTGCCCAACCAGATGGAATTCTTTAGTGCTTTTTGAAGGGGTCACTAAAATATGACCATAGGGTACAAGCTCTATTAATTGCTTAATAAAACTAACAATATCTTTCTCTTTTTCTATTCCATTTTGTACACCTAAGAGATAAGGAACAAATACTGTATCAAATGTTTTTGACGGATGATTTTTTATCAGATGTTTTAATTCACCCGCATAAAACTCTATATGATGATCGAACTCAAATTCATTTTGAACTCTTAATTGCACAGCTTGCCTGGTGAGTTTCAGCATATAATAAATATATGATTTTCTTAGTAATTTAGGGTTAATTATCCAAAATACAGAGTTTTTAATCACTCCTGAAGGTAGTTTAAGTAGAGGAGGATACCATTTGGTGAGAGCTGTCAGAAGTTCACCTATTGAAGGATAGGGTTTCCCATTATTATTGTATTCTCTGTAATGGTAATATTTTTTAAATGCTTTTACCCATGCAATAGTCACGGGATCTTTATCATAAACAAGAATAGATTTGGCCCCTGCTTGAGCAAATAAAAAAGCGCTATTACCATATCCAGGGATTATTAGGACATTTTTTTCTTTGATTTCACTGTGTAAATTATACCTTTCTTCTTCATGACCAGATAAAGCAGATGACAAATAGCGTTCTGCTCCCATTGGATAAATTAAAACTTCTTTATTGTCAGTCAGTCTTGTAATACGCTGCTCTAAAATCCAGTTTATTTCTTGCTTATTGAGTAAAGTGCTATGGGTATTTTTACTTGACATGAATAGGCCTTTCATAAAAGGATTAGAACTAGCTGGTGCTCAATGTGAGTATTAATTTAGTCGACATTTAATTACATTATACTATGTTATTGATTTAAATTTTCCGAGCAAATCGTATTAATATCATTAATGGCTTCATTGTACTCCCTGTTTGATATTTTTTCTATTTGCTCTATAAAACTTAATAATTTTGTTTTGACACACGCACAATAAGCCTGAATTGTTTTTTTATCTTCATCACTTTGGTTGGGATAAATAAGGCTCCATCTATTAAGACAATATTGTTCGATTGTTTGTGTCGTTACTTCTGATAAGGTCACTTCTTCCTCCAGCTCATCCATGGCATCATGTAAAATTGTTTGTGGCATGCAATTTCTAATTGCTTTTTGAACCCCTGTTTTATTATCGAGATTTTTAGTTGAAATGCATCGACAATATTTATCTCCAAATTGTTTATATGTTTCTTTGTCAATTGATGGATCCATTTTTTTCATCCAGGTTTCAAAGCAATGTGATTGTAGTGTTTCTTGATACTGAATATTGGACTCTGAATAAGACAAGGTTGGTGTTATACCTATAAGAGCTGCAATCCATATTGATTTTATAAAATCGAAACTCACGTTTGTCACTCCTTTGATGCTTTATTTTATAGTTGAGAATAACTGAAATTTAACTGGCTACCAATCCCTTGGTTTTCCATTAAACCAAAAATAGCCGCTTTTTTTCTTCATACTAATCAGCTCATAGATTTCCAGTGCCGTTTCACTGGGAAGTTTTTTTGCATTTTGTGTTCCCATGTTTGTTTTAACCCAACCTGGATCAAAACTGGATACAGTTATTTGGGGAAGTCTTTCCGCAAGCAATTTAGTATACATATTCAAACTGACTTTTGACATTTTATAATGTGGTTGAAAGGGGG harbors:
- the lem9 gene encoding Dot/Icm T4SS effector Lem9; this translates as MIAILNLNCQKQNTLLLRYKIMKHLAELKKLKEKCLEMSDKEFNYCFNKGDTSQRSIGTIIARLMNRIDLKDEFFKTDKDYVDWIEDVISARKKAALSPSSTPVSMDKKTPDSATELAKIKEKCLNMNEKEFNYCFNKGDASERGIALIIARLKNAVGLKDEFFKTDKDYVDWIEDIISARKKAALSPSSTPVSMDKKTPDSATELAKIKEQLLKMKDGEFDYYVKDLSTDISNGGISISRRLLRDLGLKGEFFKTQKDYNEWIDDVISTRKFINFSANIDNILNKFEEKIKNIGTNYPEAKIKANDLLMSLRKNKDEAFSNPSLESLYDFADKSKQMIKSTISSLERESGSVVFLSDLAEQILNTINTFLNNTLSSSTSSRSGFFGFKLSYEKVIVQDLEKNIDNELKNFKP
- the aph(9)-Ia gene encoding aminoglycoside O-phosphotransferase APH(9)-Ia, yielding MLRNNIPDQHLIELLKVYYGIDIHTVQLIVGGADMNAFGYKADSESNSYFVKLKYGHHDEINLSIIRLLHDSGVKEIVFPINTLEANLFQQVDHVKIIVYPFIDAPNGFTKNLTEKQWKQLGKILRQIHGTSVPTSIQQRLRKETYSPKWREMVRSFYSQIRFDESDDQITTDFKSFFNQNIDSIHQLVNSSEELSKKIRPDFEKYVLCHSDIHAGNVLVVDEESIYIIDWDEPMFAPKERDLMFIGGGIGNVWNKPHEIDCFYEGYGKTSIDKTILSYYRHERIVEDIAVYGHDLLSHDQNAQSRLESFKHFKSMFDPNDVIEIAFASYFNLLFFRIIQ
- a CDS encoding gamma-glutamylcyclotransferase family protein produces the protein MSKTYTEKLFSYGTLRYEKVQIANFGRKMQGQEDVLQGFKLTTIEIKNSAVVATSGDNFHPIISYTGNPSDKVPGIVFTISKEELAQADKYEVSEYKRVNVKLNSGVNAWVYINAQDLYGNNQAKS
- the lem10 gene encoding Dot/Icm T4SS effector Lem10, whose protein sequence is MVTKIIWVSNNGKPNLKIEFVSEEEKSNFFKEVKKKASELGLNFPLVQGSGNSLLIEASNYPINPCGCYISPGGKLAINFGKVELSHFILPKVGVKTEHAEIFKDHNTIFFHKHKLPGVNSELTFIPTGTPVIVPVTKPATTSPAFFNPSKSGDSSISISAIGNVDSPMIRITFQNQTEREFFLNKITDKAKSLGVNISTHPFEIKEPNMVLIKPSKYPDNKLGCYISKNKEIAINFGRTDFRDFVLSNLGVGSHLGTCPTKNETGNDTFYFHQENLSLNGPALSVNTKITKEIEKNDYLLSANGSKAIDFVWSNFLKHPYNPKLKQPDANVKAAWEKHADWEHWSNMGQDWSLNTPSGLVPRPNHGIAHTLRVAQLVPVIAEFLKAYSGDPKFQKLTQKEIQKAQYMMLFSVIGRENDMSWTDANHYQQAFKEAYNGQYSKHIYATFKENAQKGFLNHVVTNKSSLIPSLFSDESELQYWAEALDTGKPGISSASGILMALAHDLDLMRCYDKGKFNSLKMKDLVARLGGNEDAAKKLADYAHDLIVATGDRCMGYGVTQDYNYSLFGKCSLDPNECLKQLQSIPKPETTLANQYGI
- the pepN gene encoding aminopeptidase N: MKTDQSKVKKLSDYKSLDYFVIHVDLQIDLSKKPVESKARLTVVPNLNVDSHSNDLVLDGENMTLVSLQMNDNLLKENEYELTKDSLIIKNIPQNTPFTIEMTSLLGENTDLFGLYETEGVALVKAESEGLRRVFYLPDRPDNLATYKTTIIANQEDYPVLLSNGVLIEKKELPLGLHSVTWLDDVPKPSYLFALVAGNLQRSVTYYQTKSGRELPIEFYVPPSATSKCDFAKEVLKEAMAWDERTFNLECALRQHMVAGVDKYASGASEPTGLNLFNTENLFASPETKTDLGILRVLEVVAHEFFHYWSGDRVTIRDWFNLPLKEGLTTFRAAMFREELFGTDLIRLLDGKNLDERAPRQSAYTAVRSLYTAAAYEKSADIFRMMMLFIGKEPFIEAVAKFFKDNDGGAVTLEDFIESISNSSGKDLRSFLSWFTESGIPELIVTDELNPDTKQYFLKIKTVNGRNRPIPILMGLLDSSGAEIVADKLLIVDQEEIEFQFENIQTRPIPSLLRSFSAPVHMKYEYSYQDLLLLMQFDTNLYNRCEAAKQLISALINDFCIGKKIELSPQFFAVYKALLSDNSLNEWMLAELITLPSLEELIENQDKPDFEKLNEGRQLIQNALANELKTDFYNLLFRIQISGDDDKQKLKGFDLKQAGLRRLKSVCFSYLLNVDFEKTKEKLILQFEDALGKNMTETALALSMLCEINCEEADVALEDYYHYWKNDPGAVNNWFSIQALAHSPDVIERVKKLMRHGDFDLSNPNKVYALLGSFIKNPFGFHSVTGEGYQLVADAIFDLDKINPTLAANLTEKFTYWDKYDVNRQAMMISTLKIIYSNATSSDVRTMAKKGLDKVKEDLPLPIHLTFHGGSTMQDRTAQLIADGNKENAYQLH